In a genomic window of Babylonia areolata isolate BAREFJ2019XMU chromosome 3, ASM4173473v1, whole genome shotgun sequence:
- the LOC143280481 gene encoding phosphatidylinositol 3-kinase regulatory subunit alpha-like isoform X2: protein MPGDFTLYVRKDGCNRSVRIYRQKKGYSLSPAQSSSLFYTLAELVDYYRTHSLASCNKRLGVHLHHPVCKPAAARSSQYHVFKELYDLGHEQHKAQNRLSLLQQQRGQLDTKLRMLDLKIPALKQVQEIYYENMVLQADWEAALCKEHTPRAERGVSVRWLHRERSVLFRNTRHPIPQPHPRTSEVMGAQTGPGSDTGKEGEEGEEGLDLHGMTPSEKKRWTDNAALVLSRHKAVSSRLEELKMQSRACAFTLRGLDSDIQYVELSLVNMKNKTHELIRYMVELGCQKEFVCKVLELPQQEMPEFDTGTWLVECSQEEAVARLEVLPHGAFLVRQKDYPHFPYSLSVVVRKDDTSPAKVHHCFIVRPHGRGLGFNAALAVFQSIADLVLRHRHVSLRHYFSELDVTLSFPVGCQEMLRRSLEVERLNSGEGEETCARAGAVK, encoded by the exons ATGCCTGGAGACTTCACCCTCTACGTCAG GAAGGACGGGTGCAACAGGAGTGTGCGCATCTACCGGCAGAAGAAGGGGTACAGCCTGTCGCCGGCCCAGTCCAGCAGCCTGTTCTACACGCTGGCCGAGCTGGTGGACTACTACAGGACCCACTCCCTGGCCTCCTGTAACAAGCGGCTGGgcgtccacctccaccaccccgtcTGTAAG CCGGCAGCAGCGCGCAGCAGCCAGTACCACGTGTTCAAAGAGCTGTACGACCTGGGCCACGAGCAGCACAAGGCTCAGAACAGGCTGTCCCTGCTGCAGCAACAACGTGGGCAGCTAGACACG AAGCTGAGGATGCTGGATCTGAAGATCCCGGCGCTGAAGCAGGTGCAGGAGATCTACTACGAGAACATGGTTCTGCAGGCGGACTGGGAAGCGGCCCTTTGCAAGGAGCACACGCCTCGGGCAGAGCGAGGCGTCAGCGTCAGGTGGCTGCACAGAGAGAGGAGCGTTCTCTTCAGGAACAcccgccaccccatcccccaaccccacccacgcACGTCGGAGGTCATGGGGGCACAGACCGGGCCGGGGTCAGAcacggggaaggagggagaggagggggaggaggggttggatcTGCACGGGATGACGCCGTCAGAGAAGAAAAG GTGGACAGACAACGCAGCTCTGGTTCTGTCCCGACACAAGGCGGTGAGCAGCAGACTGGAGGAGCTGAAAATGCAGTCCCGGGCCTGTGCCTTCACCCTGCGGGGTTTGGACTCGGACATCCAGTACGTGGAGCTGTCGCTGGtcaacatgaagaacaagacTCACGAGCTGATCAG GTACATGGTGGAGCTGGGCTGCCAGAAGGAGTTCGTGTGCAAGGTGCTGGAGCTGCCGCAGCAGGAGATGCCCGAGTTCGACACGGGCACGTGGCTGGTGGAGTGCTCGCAGGAGGAGGCGGTGGCCCGTCTGGAGGTGCTGCCCCACGGCGCCTTCCTCGTCAGGCAGAAGGACTACCCCCACTTCCCCTACTCCCTGTCTGTCGT TGTACGTAAGGACGACACCTCCCCAGCCAAGGTTCACCATTGCTTCATCGTGAGGCCTCATGGGCGCGGCCTGGGCTTCAACGCGGCCCTGGCCGTCTTCCAGTCCATCGCGGACCTGGTGCTGAGGCACCGCCACGTGTCGCTCCGGCACTACTTCAGTGAGCTGGACGTGACGCTCTCCTTCCCCGTCGGCTGTCAGGAGATGCTGAGGAGAAGTCTGGAAGTGGAGCGCCTCAACtccggggagggggaagagacctGTGCGCGTGCTGGTGCTGTGAAGTGA
- the LOC143280481 gene encoding uncharacterized protein LOC143280481 isoform X3, with amino-acid sequence MAEKPDEGENEEGVEEVQMRRLMSEGDDGNLTIPSQPWYWPHISRGEAERILAGQPEGTFLVRDCTMPGDFTLYVRKDGCNRSVRIYRQKKGYSLSPAQSSSLFYTLAELVDYYRTHSLASCNKRLGVHLHHPVCKPAAARSSQYHVFKELYDLGHEQHKAQNRLSLLQQQRGQLDTKLRMLDLKIPALKQVQEIYYENMVLQADWEAALCKEHTPRAERGVSVRWLHRERSVLFRNTRHPIPQPHPRTSEVMGAQTGPGSDTGKEGEEGEEGLDLHGMTPSEKKRWTDNAALVLSRHKAVSSRLEELKMQSRACAFTLRGLDSDIQYVELSLVNMKNKTHELIRYMVELGCQKEFVCKVLELPQQEMPEFDTGTWLVECSQEEAVARLEVLPHGAFLVRQKDYPHFPYSLSVV; translated from the exons ATGGCCGAGAAACCGGATGAGGGTGAGaatgaagagggggtggaggaggtgcagatGCGGAGGCTGATGAGTGAGGGGGATGATGGAAACCTGACCATTCCCAGTCAGCCGTGGTACTGGCCACAtatcagcag GGGGGAGGCAGAGCGCATCCTAGCCGGCCAGCCAGAGGGGACCTTTCTGGTTCGGGACTGCACCATGCCTGGAGACTTCACCCTCTACGTCAG GAAGGACGGGTGCAACAGGAGTGTGCGCATCTACCGGCAGAAGAAGGGGTACAGCCTGTCGCCGGCCCAGTCCAGCAGCCTGTTCTACACGCTGGCCGAGCTGGTGGACTACTACAGGACCCACTCCCTGGCCTCCTGTAACAAGCGGCTGGgcgtccacctccaccaccccgtcTGTAAG CCGGCAGCAGCGCGCAGCAGCCAGTACCACGTGTTCAAAGAGCTGTACGACCTGGGCCACGAGCAGCACAAGGCTCAGAACAGGCTGTCCCTGCTGCAGCAACAACGTGGGCAGCTAGACACG AAGCTGAGGATGCTGGATCTGAAGATCCCGGCGCTGAAGCAGGTGCAGGAGATCTACTACGAGAACATGGTTCTGCAGGCGGACTGGGAAGCGGCCCTTTGCAAGGAGCACACGCCTCGGGCAGAGCGAGGCGTCAGCGTCAGGTGGCTGCACAGAGAGAGGAGCGTTCTCTTCAGGAACAcccgccaccccatcccccaaccccacccacgcACGTCGGAGGTCATGGGGGCACAGACCGGGCCGGGGTCAGAcacggggaaggagggagaggagggggaggaggggttggatcTGCACGGGATGACGCCGTCAGAGAAGAAAAG GTGGACAGACAACGCAGCTCTGGTTCTGTCCCGACACAAGGCGGTGAGCAGCAGACTGGAGGAGCTGAAAATGCAGTCCCGGGCCTGTGCCTTCACCCTGCGGGGTTTGGACTCGGACATCCAGTACGTGGAGCTGTCGCTGGtcaacatgaagaacaagacTCACGAGCTGATCAG GTACATGGTGGAGCTGGGCTGCCAGAAGGAGTTCGTGTGCAAGGTGCTGGAGCTGCCGCAGCAGGAGATGCCCGAGTTCGACACGGGCACGTGGCTGGTGGAGTGCTCGCAGGAGGAGGCGGTGGCCCGTCTGGAGGTGCTGCCCCACGGCGCCTTCCTCGTCAGGCAGAAGGACTACCCCCACTTCCCCTACTCCCTGTCTGTCGTGTGA
- the LOC143280481 gene encoding phosphatidylinositol 3-kinase regulatory subunit gamma-like isoform X1, producing MAEKPDEGENEEGVEEVQMRRLMSEGDDGNLTIPSQPWYWPHISRGEAERILAGQPEGTFLVRDCTMPGDFTLYVRKDGCNRSVRIYRQKKGYSLSPAQSSSLFYTLAELVDYYRTHSLASCNKRLGVHLHHPVCKPAAARSSQYHVFKELYDLGHEQHKAQNRLSLLQQQRGQLDTKLRMLDLKIPALKQVQEIYYENMVLQADWEAALCKEHTPRAERGVSVRWLHRERSVLFRNTRHPIPQPHPRTSEVMGAQTGPGSDTGKEGEEGEEGLDLHGMTPSEKKRWTDNAALVLSRHKAVSSRLEELKMQSRACAFTLRGLDSDIQYVELSLVNMKNKTHELIRYMVELGCQKEFVCKVLELPQQEMPEFDTGTWLVECSQEEAVARLEVLPHGAFLVRQKDYPHFPYSLSVVVRKDDTSPAKVHHCFIVRPHGRGLGFNAALAVFQSIADLVLRHRHVSLRHYFSELDVTLSFPVGCQEMLRRSLEVERLNSGEGEETCARAGAVK from the exons ATGGCCGAGAAACCGGATGAGGGTGAGaatgaagagggggtggaggaggtgcagatGCGGAGGCTGATGAGTGAGGGGGATGATGGAAACCTGACCATTCCCAGTCAGCCGTGGTACTGGCCACAtatcagcag GGGGGAGGCAGAGCGCATCCTAGCCGGCCAGCCAGAGGGGACCTTTCTGGTTCGGGACTGCACCATGCCTGGAGACTTCACCCTCTACGTCAG GAAGGACGGGTGCAACAGGAGTGTGCGCATCTACCGGCAGAAGAAGGGGTACAGCCTGTCGCCGGCCCAGTCCAGCAGCCTGTTCTACACGCTGGCCGAGCTGGTGGACTACTACAGGACCCACTCCCTGGCCTCCTGTAACAAGCGGCTGGgcgtccacctccaccaccccgtcTGTAAG CCGGCAGCAGCGCGCAGCAGCCAGTACCACGTGTTCAAAGAGCTGTACGACCTGGGCCACGAGCAGCACAAGGCTCAGAACAGGCTGTCCCTGCTGCAGCAACAACGTGGGCAGCTAGACACG AAGCTGAGGATGCTGGATCTGAAGATCCCGGCGCTGAAGCAGGTGCAGGAGATCTACTACGAGAACATGGTTCTGCAGGCGGACTGGGAAGCGGCCCTTTGCAAGGAGCACACGCCTCGGGCAGAGCGAGGCGTCAGCGTCAGGTGGCTGCACAGAGAGAGGAGCGTTCTCTTCAGGAACAcccgccaccccatcccccaaccccacccacgcACGTCGGAGGTCATGGGGGCACAGACCGGGCCGGGGTCAGAcacggggaaggagggagaggagggggaggaggggttggatcTGCACGGGATGACGCCGTCAGAGAAGAAAAG GTGGACAGACAACGCAGCTCTGGTTCTGTCCCGACACAAGGCGGTGAGCAGCAGACTGGAGGAGCTGAAAATGCAGTCCCGGGCCTGTGCCTTCACCCTGCGGGGTTTGGACTCGGACATCCAGTACGTGGAGCTGTCGCTGGtcaacatgaagaacaagacTCACGAGCTGATCAG GTACATGGTGGAGCTGGGCTGCCAGAAGGAGTTCGTGTGCAAGGTGCTGGAGCTGCCGCAGCAGGAGATGCCCGAGTTCGACACGGGCACGTGGCTGGTGGAGTGCTCGCAGGAGGAGGCGGTGGCCCGTCTGGAGGTGCTGCCCCACGGCGCCTTCCTCGTCAGGCAGAAGGACTACCCCCACTTCCCCTACTCCCTGTCTGTCGT TGTACGTAAGGACGACACCTCCCCAGCCAAGGTTCACCATTGCTTCATCGTGAGGCCTCATGGGCGCGGCCTGGGCTTCAACGCGGCCCTGGCCGTCTTCCAGTCCATCGCGGACCTGGTGCTGAGGCACCGCCACGTGTCGCTCCGGCACTACTTCAGTGAGCTGGACGTGACGCTCTCCTTCCCCGTCGGCTGTCAGGAGATGCTGAGGAGAAGTCTGGAAGTGGAGCGCCTCAACtccggggagggggaagagacctGTGCGCGTGCTGGTGCTGTGAAGTGA